The following proteins are encoded in a genomic region of Actinomadura sp. NAK00032:
- a CDS encoding class I tRNA ligase family protein → MDSTAPVTGDAGMPAGGTGAPDRTLRLGGRPLPVAGPARMYVCGITPYDATHLGHARTFVWADIAARVLRHAGGTVRVCRNVTDVDDVLDRAAHRAGSPYDSFAAVQQYYFERDLDVLGVHAVDHQPRAHNHVREVIALARGLLTSGHAYLRDGAVRFRGADIPGRVGLGGEEARALMAEYGDEPGDPGKEHPFDVAVWRPSRAGEPAWPSPWGPGRPGWHAECAAMAMTVFGPAVDLHAGGADLCFPHHAYEAAMAEALTGVRPFSRAWLHVGVVRRDGEKMAKSTGNLVLVSELVPDHPAVAVRLMLISTPWRDAWDYTPEALDEAAAVLDRLHTAAGRRPSSATAEEAVTQALLDDLDVPTALAIAEQDGAGSARLALHLLALS, encoded by the coding sequence GTGGATTCCACCGCACCCGTGACCGGCGACGCCGGCATGCCCGCAGGCGGCACAGGCGCGCCCGACCGCACCCTCCGGCTCGGCGGCCGCCCGCTGCCCGTCGCCGGACCCGCCCGCATGTACGTCTGCGGCATCACCCCATACGACGCGACCCACCTCGGCCACGCCCGCACCTTCGTCTGGGCCGACATCGCCGCCCGCGTCCTGCGGCACGCCGGCGGCACCGTGCGCGTCTGCCGCAACGTCACCGACGTCGACGACGTGCTCGACCGGGCCGCGCACCGCGCCGGCAGCCCCTACGACAGCTTCGCCGCCGTCCAGCAGTACTACTTCGAACGCGACCTCGACGTGCTCGGCGTCCACGCCGTCGACCACCAGCCGCGCGCCCACAACCACGTCCGGGAGGTCATCGCGCTCGCGCGGGGACTCCTCACGTCCGGCCACGCCTACCTGCGGGACGGCGCGGTGCGCTTCCGCGGCGCCGACATCCCCGGACGGGTCGGGCTCGGCGGCGAGGAGGCCCGCGCGCTGATGGCCGAGTACGGCGACGAACCCGGCGACCCCGGCAAGGAGCACCCGTTCGACGTCGCCGTCTGGCGGCCGTCGCGCGCGGGCGAGCCCGCCTGGCCCAGCCCGTGGGGCCCCGGCCGCCCCGGCTGGCACGCCGAGTGCGCCGCGATGGCCATGACCGTCTTCGGCCCGGCCGTCGACCTGCACGCCGGCGGCGCCGACCTGTGCTTCCCCCACCACGCCTACGAGGCCGCCATGGCCGAGGCGCTCACCGGCGTGCGGCCCTTCTCCCGCGCCTGGCTGCACGTGGGCGTGGTCCGCCGGGACGGCGAGAAGATGGCCAAGTCCACCGGGAACCTGGTGCTGGTGTCCGAGCTCGTCCCGGACCACCCGGCCGTCGCCGTCCGGCTCATGCTCATCAGCACGCCGTGGCGGGACGCCTGGGACTACACCCCGGAGGCCCTCGACGAGGCCGCGGCCGTCCTGGACCGGCTCCACACCGCCGCCGGGCGGCGCCCCTCGTCCGCCACCGCCGAGGAGGCCGTCACGCAGGCGCTGCTGGACGACCTGGACGTCCCCACCGCGCTGGCCATCGCCGAACAGGACGGCGCCGGCTCCGCGCGGCTCGCCCTGCACCTGCTGGCGCTCTCCTGA
- a CDS encoding ATP-binding protein: MTGSGERVGDPPDTGAPPAAERAARPRRLPFDAAALKAARALVVEAAAEAGLDEDRVQDAELVASELTANSVEHGGGTGVLWIWHDATHLVIEVSDAGYIADPLAGKRPVPPDSIGGRGLLLVHKLADFVRIRTEPGRTVIRVYFTRAMM, translated from the coding sequence ATGACCGGCAGCGGGGAGCGCGTCGGCGATCCGCCGGACACGGGGGCGCCGCCCGCCGCCGAGCGGGCCGCGCGCCCGCGGCGGCTGCCCTTCGACGCCGCCGCGCTGAAGGCGGCGCGGGCGCTGGTCGTCGAGGCCGCGGCCGAGGCCGGGCTCGACGAGGACCGGGTCCAGGACGCCGAGCTCGTCGCCAGCGAGCTGACCGCCAACTCCGTGGAGCACGGCGGCGGCACCGGCGTGCTGTGGATCTGGCACGACGCCACCCACCTCGTCATCGAGGTGAGCGACGCGGGCTACATCGCCGACCCGCTGGCGGGCAAGCGGCCCGTGCCGCCCGACTCGATCGGCGGACGGGGGCTGCTGCTCGTCCATAAGCTCGCCGATTTCGTCCGCATCCGGACAGAACCCGGCAGAACCGTCATCAGGGTCTACTTCACCCGCGCGATGATGTGA